A stretch of DNA from Candidatus Pseudomonas phytovorans:
GAAAGCCATAGACTTCCAGCCGGGCACCTTGCTGGGCAGCGTCTCCGGCGAGCTTGGCTTACGCAAATACCTCGAAGCCAACGGCCACGAATTAGTGGTGACGTCCAGCAAGGACGGTGCCGACAGTGTCCTTGAGCGCGAACTGCATGACGCCGAGATCGTCATCTCGCAGCCGTTTTGGCCGGCGTACATGACCGCTGAGCGCATGGACAAAGCACCGAAGCTGAAGATGATTGTCACCGCCGGCATCGGTTCGGACCACACCGACTTGCAGGCGGCCATGGAGCGCAATATCACCGTCGCCGAGGTCACTTACTGCAACAGCAACAGCGTGGCCGAGCACGTAGTGATGACCACCCTGGCGTTGGTACGCAATTACCTGCCGTCGCACCAGTGGGTGCTCAAGGGCGGCTGGAACATCGCCGACTGCGTGTCCCGCTCCTACGATGTCGAAGGGATGCACGTCGGTACCGTCGCCGCCGGCCGTATCGGTCTGCGCGTGCTGCGCCTGCTCAAACCTTTCGACATGCACCTGCACTACATGGACCGCCATCGCCTGCCCGAAGCTGTAGAGAAAGAGTTGAACCTGACTTACCACAGCAGCCTGGAAAGCCTTGCCAAGGTCTGCGATGTGGTCACCCTGAACTGCCCGCTGCACCCCGAAACCGAGCACATGATCAACCAGGACTCGCTCAAGCACTTCAAGCGCGGCGCCTATCTGATCAACACTGCGCGGGGTAAGTTGTGCGACCGCGATGCCATCGCTGCCGCGCTGGAAAGTGGACAACTGGCGGGTTACGGCGGCGACGTCTGGTTCCCGCAACCGGCACCGGCCGATCATCCATGGCGCGGCATGCCCCACCACGGCATGACCCCGCACATTTCCGGGACCAGCCTTTCGGCCCAGGCGCGCTACGCCGCCGGCACCCGCGAGATTCTCGAGTGCTATTTCGAGAACCGACCAATCCGCAATGAGTACCTGATCGTCCAGGGTGGAGAGCTGGCGGGTGTAGGCGCGCACTCTTATAGCGCGGGCAACGCCACCAAGGGCTCGGAAGAAGCTGAACGCTTCAAGAAATGACCTCCTCCACGACGAAAGCGGGTCAGGCACCTGGCCCCATTCGGCGCATCCGGGCCTTGCCCATGCTATGGATCGGGCTCGGTGCAT
This window harbors:
- a CDS encoding NAD-dependent formate dehydrogenase, whose protein sequence is MAKIVCVLYDDPVTGQPHTYARDDLPHLDRYPDGQTLPTPKAIDFQPGTLLGSVSGELGLRKYLEANGHELVVTSSKDGADSVLERELHDAEIVISQPFWPAYMTAERMDKAPKLKMIVTAGIGSDHTDLQAAMERNITVAEVTYCNSNSVAEHVVMTTLALVRNYLPSHQWVLKGGWNIADCVSRSYDVEGMHVGTVAAGRIGLRVLRLLKPFDMHLHYMDRHRLPEAVEKELNLTYHSSLESLAKVCDVVTLNCPLHPETEHMINQDSLKHFKRGAYLINTARGKLCDRDAIAAALESGQLAGYGGDVWFPQPAPADHPWRGMPHHGMTPHISGTSLSAQARYAAGTREILECYFENRPIRNEYLIVQGGELAGVGAHSYSAGNATKGSEEAERFKK